The Spirochaetota bacterium genomic interval GCCGTAGGCATAGGCTCGGCAGGCGCTATAGACAAACACAAAGGAATAGTAATTACAAGTCCCAACATCCCATGGTGGAAAAACTACCCCTTAGTACACACACTTCAACAGCTAACTGGTTATACTATATTTTTGGAAAACGATGCTAACTGTGCAGTGTTTGGCGAGTTATGGCTTGGGAATGGCAGGCATTTTAAAAACTGGATAATGCTGACACTGGGTACCGGCATTGGCGGTGGTGCTGTCATCAATGGTGTGCCCTATACCGGAAAAGCTGGTAGTGCAATGGAATTTGGCCACACAACTATTGATTATAATGGCTTACAGTGCAAATGCGGGCGAAAAGGCTGTCTTGAGTGTTATGGTTCAGCAAGCGCTGTTGTGAATTTTACAACAAGTCATTTGAGTATGTATCCAGATTCCACTATTGGTGCGCGTATCCAACACGAAACACTCACTGCTAAACTGGTGTTTGAGGAAGCACAAAAGGGTGATGCATTGGCACTATATATTTTTAATTTAATTGGACAATATTTAGGAATTGGGATTGCAAATTTTGTCAATATATTCAATCCTGAAGCTGTGATTCTTGGAGGGGGGCTATCAGGTGCGCATGAATTCTTTTTGCCACAAATTAAAAAAGGAGTTCAATCCTTAGCGTTAGCAGGTATGAAAGAAGATGTACAATACTGTATTACCACACATGGTGATTATACTGCAGCAATAGGCGCTGCAAAATATGCCTTAGATGGTTTGAGGTAAGAATAAAATTTTAATTTGAATTGGAGGATAGCATGTTTTTTGGCAATGAGTTGCTTTTTGGTGAAGAGACGTTGAATCATATACACCTGTATGCAGGCAAATGGCTTGATTTTGTTATGGTAGCATTTACCCAGCTTGGAAATGAAATGTTTTATATACTTGTCATACCATTTTTATTTTGGTGCGTCAACAAACGTGTTGCCACCATTGTTGGTATTGCTTTTTTGCTTTCCGCTGCTATTAACGACATCGCAAAGTTTTTGTTCTTCAATCCACGGCCAGATCCTGAAAACCTGGCTATACGTATAGCTGAGCTAAATCGCATGTACTGCCCAAAAAATAGTCCTGGCTTTCCTAGCGGTCATGCACAAAATGCAGTGGTTTTTTGGGGAACACTTGCGTATGTGCTAAAAAACAGACTGTTTACCTTTTTTTCTATATTTTTGATAATTGCAATTGCATATTCACGCCTGTACTTAGGTGTACATTTTTTGGGTGATGTTGCTGGCGGTATAATGATAGGAACTATTATTTTTGTTTGTACAATTGCTTTGATTCCTCACTATGACAAAATCTGGAACATAAAAATATTTACAGCATCAATTATATTTGTTATAGTACCCCTCATCATATCTATAACTCTAACCGGAAATGAGATTGCCAAATCGCTTGGTGTGTTATCGGGTTTTACAATTGGATTTATTCTTAATAAAGACAAATCAGAAGAAATTGCCTTTTCACTAGCACCCTCATTGGTAAAATTTTTTATTGGCCTGGTAATTCTTTTACTCATCAAAGAAGGTTTAAAATTAATATTTCCCACCAGTAGCATATACGATTTTATTCGTTACTGGTTCATAGGGGTATGGGTGTCGTATGGCGCACCTGCAGTATTTGCACGCATCCCCTACTTATCTAAGCAATTAAATTAAGGGTAAGCATAACATTCGTATTTATATAAAAATTCAAAGTATTGTTGTTGACTTTTTTTAAACTGTTTTGCCGTAATACATATCTAAAAAATTATTTGCCGGTAACTATCGCCAAGAAATACTAGTTTGGCGATAGCTCATAGTAAAACCCTATTCACATGAATTAACCAGGTGATGTATATGAAAAAAAAGCTTCAAGACCTCTACGAACAAACTGTAGCCTTAATTGAGAAAGCCACAACCATCGATGAACTGGAGCAGATAAGAGTTAAAGTATTAGGCCGTAAAGGTGACCTCACTCAGATTTTGCGATCACTGGGTACGTTGCCTCAGGAAGAACGCGTTGAAATTGGCAAATTGTCCAACGAACTGAAAGAAAAAATTGAAAATATACTTGAAACCCGTAAAGACCAATTAACCCAACAGCATATAAACAAACTCATAATGGAAGATTGGCTGGATGTAACGCTGACCATGCCTGGCACATTAAGAAAATATGAACGAGGGCATTTACATCCCATTTCGCAAATTCAGTACGAAATTGAAGATATTTTCACTTCAATGGGCTTTGAGATACTTGATGGACCCGAAGTAGAAACCGATTACTATAATTTTGAAGCACTCAACATACCACCCTACCACCCTGCCCGCGACATGCAGGATACATTTTGGACCGAAGATGGCAACCTTCTGCGTACACATACATCAGCTATTCAGGTAAGGGGTATGGAGCGCCTCAAACCGCCTTTTAGGGTTATTGGTCCTGGCAGGGTTTTCCGCTATGAAAGCATTGATGCGTCACATGAAAATACATTCTACCAGGTTGAAGGCATGATGGTGGATAGGGATATTTCTGTAGCCCATCTTATTTATTTTATGAAAACATTACTCAAAGAGATATTCCGCAAAGAAACCACCATTCGTCTGCGCCCTGGATACTTCCCGTTTGTTGAACCTGGATTTGAACTGGATATCCATTGCCTTATTTGCGGGGGTAAAGGCTGCAGCGTGTGCAAATATTCAGGTTGGGTTGAGTTACTGCCCTGTGGCTTGGTACATCCCAATGTACTGCGCTATGGCAATATTGACCCTGATGAGTGGTCAGGATTTGCTTTTGGATTGGGTTTGAACCGCCTGGTCATGATGCGTTATGGCATCAATGATATTAGACATTTCTTAAGCGGAGATATTCGCTTCCTCTATCAATTTTAGGCTTTGTGCGGAGTAATACGTATGTGGATTTCATTAAACATTATTCAAGACATGGTTGATATTAAAGATATTCCTGTAACGGACATTGCCAACCGATTAACGATGTCAACTGCTGAGATTGATTCAATAGAGTACTCACATCAACTATTAAAAAATATTTATACTGCTAAACTTATTGAAGTTAATAAACACCCCAACGCCGATAAACTCACTGTGTGCAAAGTTGATACGGGCAAGGGCATTTTGCAGGTGGTATGCGGCGCACCAAACCATAAAGCTGGTGATATTGTTGCGCTAGCACCCGTAGGCACAAAGTTTACCGATACATTTACAGTAACCAAAACCAAACTCCGCGGAGTTGAATCCGAAGGGATGCTGTGCTCCGAACGCGAACTAGGATTATCAGATGACCATTCTGGAATTATGGTATTCCCTGAAAATACACCAATTGGTGTAAGCCTGGCCACATTGTTCCCTGAAAAGATAGATGTTCGATTAGAAATTGACAACAAATCAATTACTCACCGGCCAGATTTATGGAGCCATACAGGATTTGCACGTGAAATAGCTGCACTGTTTAAAAGACCCTTCAAATATCCAGTTAATTATGACATTGCTAAAGATTTTAAATCAATGGAAACGCTTATTGTTACTATAAAAAACCCAGAAGGTGCGCCGCGTTATTGTGGTCTTGTTGTTAATAATATCACCATTAAAGAATCCCCCGACTGGCTCAAAGCGCGTGTAGAAGCAATTGGCATGCGCCCAATAAACAATATTGTAGATATAACCAACTACGTTATGGCTGAATTAGGCGAGCCTATGCACGCGTTTGACCGTGCTAAACTTAGAGGCAATGAAATCATTGTACGGTTTGCCAAAGATGGCGAACATCTCATGACGCTGGATGGGCAGGAACATATATTAACTTCAGAAGATATTGTGATAGCCGACAGCGGCGGTGCTATCGCACTTGCTGGTGTAATGGGTGGTGGCAACAGCGAAATTGAAGATACCACAACATCTATAGTCCTTGAAGCTGCTAACTTTAATCCAGTATATATTCGAAGGACAGCAAACAGATATAACCTTAGAACCGAAGCTGCTATACGTTTTGAGAAATCACTTGATCCAGAATTGTGTCCTGCAGCAATTATACGTTGCTATGAATTGATTAAAATGCTGTGTCCCCAAGCCCAAGCAGCAACTCCTATAATAGACACCTACCCTGTACCTGCAAAGCCAGTGCGCATACATACTTCTACTGAATTTATCAGAAAAAAATTAGGTCATACCATAGATGACAAAACAATAGAATCTATTTTATCTTCACTGGATTTCAAAATAACCAGACACAATAATGATTTAACTATAGATGTTCCTAGTTATAGAGCAACAAAAGACATCTCCATACCAGATGATATTGTTGAAGAAATTGGCAGAATATACGGATACGATAACATTCCGGAGCAACCACCTTTAGTACCATGTGCCCCACCCTCACGTAACATCAAACGTACCTTTGAAAGGGATATAAAATCTATACTTGTCAACGATTTTCATATGACCGAAGTGAGCAATTATTCTTTTGTTGGCGAAGCATTGCTCAATAAATTGCAACTAAATGAAGATAAAGAACTTAAATTAAAAAATCCTTTGTCAAAAGAGCAGGACAGACTACGAAGAAGCCTGATTCCTAATTTAATTGTAAACATTACAACAAACCAGCGTTTCTTTGATGATTTTAGAATATTTGAATTAGGGAGAGTCTATCTAAAAGAAGACAGGCTATCAAATGATTTAGCCACCGAAAATACAAGGGTTTCCGGGGTTATATATTCTAAAAAACCACAATACCCTGTTTTTTATGATGCAAAAGCATGCTGTATTGGTATTTTTGAAAAAACCTTAAGAAACAATTACATTCTAAAACCAAAAATCGACAATTTGCCACCATATGCACATCCCGCACGTTCCCTGGAATTGGTAATCTCAAATAAACCTGTTGCTCTTATTTGCGAACTTCATCCCAAAACAGCAAATGAGTTTGAAATTAAGGGCAATGTTGCACTCTTTGATATTGATGTTGACCTGCTATTATCACTACCCAAACAGGATATAGTGTTCAAAGAATTACCAAAATTCCCAGATGTGCCTTTTGATATATCAATACTTACTGATGAAAAAGAATATGCGGCCACATTGGTGGATATGTTGTATAAAGCTGATAAAGAACATATCGCTGATATTGAGGTTATCTCAGTCTATAATCAACCACCAATCCCACAGGGGAAAAAATCCGTATCATTTAGGATAACATTCAGAGCCAAAGACCACACTTTATCACCGGAAGAAGTTGATAGTTTGCAGAAAAAAGTTATTTCGTTTGTAGAAAAGAGTGGATATAAACTGAGATAGATTTTTAGTGTAAAACACCTATAATAATATTTTGTAAACAATAAACTATACACCATGCAACGCAACGTTGCAGGGTGTATAATAGTTCGCTTTTATAATTTTAGCTTGTAAGGAAATGGCACAAATATTTTATATATAAAATATACGCCATTTTGTACCACATCTTCTATTTCACATTTCAAAATTACATCTTGTCCATTATTATCGGTTGCAATAACATCAATATAATCATGGATTTGTAATAGCTTATTTGATTTTACAGGATAAAATTTTCCTATACGCATAATGTACTAATTAACATATTCCCTCTCCCATGGATAGTGTGCTCTGTTTTGTTTCAATGCGGTTTCTTCTTTTTTAAACATTGTGAATTCATCCCATAATTCCTTGGTAAAATATTTTGGCTTAATAAACAACTCAACCTCACCTTTTTGTAATTGATAGTTACTATCCACTGGCTGGAACAGATGGTTCCATGATACAACTTTAAACCGCAAGGGAATATTAATATTTTGTGTTATCTCATTGGTTTTATGTTTTACAGAAAAATCATTGGGATTATAATTTTGGGGACTTTCATATATTACTTTTGCTATTTTATTATTTTTATCAATAACAAGCCCTATTACCTCAATATCGTGTTTTCCAAACATTACTTTTTGTAGTTTAAGTCCCCCAGTATATATATTTCTGCTTAGCCAAGGTACAAATCCTTTTGTATTATTCACTTCTTTTTCCCAAAAGTAATGATATGCAATATATTTATTTCCATTATAATCCACACTGGCTCTGTAATATACAGCATATGGATATTCATACTCAGCATTTGAAATAATATGCGGGCAATATTTATCCGCTAGAGCATCATCTTTGATTGGGGTAAAACCAGGTATATCAGTTTCATTAACGCGTACTGTCTTATTTGCAACATACGTGACAGAACCAATAAGAATGATTAGTAGTATTATAATAATAGCTATTATAATTTTTTTCATGCTATTTGCCTCCTTTATATTACTTGCTGCTTCGTAATGCTGTGAGTGCTTCCTTCAACTTTTTCAATTCTTCACCGTATTTGGCCCAGTTTCCCTGACGTTGATATTCTTCGGCCTGTATGAAATGCATATACGCTTTATTAATTAAATCCTTTAATCCATACTCAGATGAATATTCTAAATTTATTCCACCCCCCTCTGTAAATAACCGTGAAAGTGCCAGCGAAAGATTTTCTTCCATAACAATTTTATCTCTATACGAGACAATAACTCTCTTTAGCTCAGGCATTTCACTTGTTTCAGCTTTAAGGTATAATGGTTCTACAAAAAGTATTGAATCTTTTATTGGTACAACCAGTATATTGCCGCGTATAACACGCGAACCCCTCTGGCTCCACAATGTTAACTGTTTTGATATTTCAGCATCCTGATTTATACGAGCTTCTATCTGCATGGGGCCAAAATTAAGCTTATCTTTAGGTAACGTATATAGCAGTAATTGCCCATAATGAGGCATATCACAGCGGGCTACTAGAAACGCTATCATGTTATCTTTCTTTGCGGGAGTAAAAGGCAATATTATTACAAATTCAGTTGTTTTTTCTCCAGGCAATGCCGTAACCAGATAATAGCTATGCATATATTCTTTTTCATTTTCATATATCTGCTGTGGAATATCCCACAGGTCTTCATTATTATAAAATACATTGATATTTGTCATGTGATAGCGCAACAGTTGCTGAGCCTGAATATTAAACAATCCTTCAGGATAGCGAAGATGAGCTTGCAGTTCTGGTGACATCTGATCAAGTGGAAGAAATAAATTTTTAAATATTTTTGAATAAGCTTTTATTATTGGATCATTATAGTCAGCAATATAGTATTTGATGCTTCCATTATATGCATCAATGACAATTTTTACAGAATTACGAATATAATTTATTGATTCGCCATTAGATAACTGTACAGGTGTTGAATACGGAAAAGCATTTGAATACGTATATCCATCTATAATCCAATAAATTCTACCACCAGCAACAACAACATAAGGATCCGAATCAAAATATAAAAATGGTGTTATAGCCTCTATCATTTCAGTTATATTTCTTCTGAAATGGATGCGGCTTGTATTGGTTACGACATTTGATATTAATATATTAAAATCGCCAAATGCTATCGCATACATTGCACGTTTAACAAATGAATCAAGCACATCCCCGCCTGTACCGGTATACAGAGTATATTTGTTTTCATCCCCATAAGGATAATCAAACTCACCAGGAGTAACACGTGTATTTGTTATGATATATGAGTTGTTATGCTCACCATAATATATCTGGGGTATTTCAATAGGGATTTGAATTTTATATTTAGGAGGTATATCATAGAGTACAAGCTCAGGCAACCCTTCTGGGGTAATCCTATCAACTCTGCTGGCAACAACGCCATATCCATGTGTAAATATAAGATGGTTATTAAGCCATGAGTTCTTTGATACAGTTAATTTGCTGTTATCCAATTCGCGTGCAGATATATTAAGGGCAATTTTCTGATTATTTATAGTATATCGAACAATATCCACATCAATAAAATCATAATATGGTTTTAATCCCTGCAATTGCTTATATGTCTGCTTTAAGGGGCGCCAGTCCCATAATCGAATATTGTTCACCACATCTTTATTTTTTTCTAGATCATTGTATGTGAGTGTCAGTGCATTCTCAAACGGCATGTCCTTAATTGCATTGAGCCCAAATGCTAATCGTGTAAATTCAATATTATATTTGATATATGGTGATTCTTTTTCCAGTTCATTTGGATCAACAACAAAACGTTGCTGCAATGCAGGAAAAACAGCTCCAAATATAAAATATGCTGGTAGCAGCGTTATTAATACTATAATTGGTAATTTAAAGCTTTTGGTGATAATATTAGCAAAAAGCAAAATGGCAGCAACAATGGATATAACTATACAGATATCATACGCAAGCAATTTGGCATGAACATCTGTATACCCTGCACCAAAAAACTTTGCTCTATTATTAAATAATAAATCATACGACAGCAAGCGATAGCCGGCTGCTATCAATAGTACAATTAAAGCTGAAAGTGATGATAGATGTGCCCTGGCAAAACGGGAAAACTCTAGTTTACCATTCTGTGTAAATATACCATTATTCAATATATGAAAAAAGAATGAGAATACTGCTATAATTGTCAGTGAAACAAGAAGCCATCTGAACATAAATTTATAGAAAGGCAGAGTAAAGACATAAAAACCAATATCTTTATTAAATAATGGATCAGCCGGGAAGCCAGCAAAGGATACGGAATTTTTATACATTAAATATTCCTTCCAGTACGTGGAAGCCCACAAACCCATAAAAAAACCAACAATTAACACAGCTGCTGCCAGCAACACAACTAAAAGATTACGGGTTGTTCCAAATCCAGGAATTTTTATTCTATCTAAAATATTTTTAGTAAAAATTCTGCCTTTGCCTCCCAATACCCTTATAAGCAAAAAATTCAATATGAACAACCCAATGAACGCACCCCAGAAAAGAGTTTGTACATTGAACTTTGAGAAGAAAAGAATCCAGAATATATCAAGATGGTTATATATAGAAAACCAACGGTAATCAATATAAAAATTACCTATTGAATAAATCAGAATATATCCAATTATAAATATTGTGAGCACTACTAAAAACTTTTTATTCATCGGTT includes:
- a CDS encoding ROK family protein; translated protein: AVGIGSAGAIDKHKGIVITSPNIPWWKNYPLVHTLQQLTGYTIFLENDANCAVFGELWLGNGRHFKNWIMLTLGTGIGGGAVINGVPYTGKAGSAMEFGHTTIDYNGLQCKCGRKGCLECYGSASAVVNFTTSHLSMYPDSTIGARIQHETLTAKLVFEEAQKGDALALYIFNLIGQYLGIGIANFVNIFNPEAVILGGGLSGAHEFFLPQIKKGVQSLALAGMKEDVQYCITTHGDYTAAIGAAKYALDGLR
- a CDS encoding phosphatase PAP2 family protein; its protein translation is MFFGNELLFGEETLNHIHLYAGKWLDFVMVAFTQLGNEMFYILVIPFLFWCVNKRVATIVGIAFLLSAAINDIAKFLFFNPRPDPENLAIRIAELNRMYCPKNSPGFPSGHAQNAVVFWGTLAYVLKNRLFTFFSIFLIIAIAYSRLYLGVHFLGDVAGGIMIGTIIFVCTIALIPHYDKIWNIKIFTASIIFVIVPLIISITLTGNEIAKSLGVLSGFTIGFILNKDKSEEIAFSLAPSLVKFFIGLVILLLIKEGLKLIFPTSSIYDFIRYWFIGVWVSYGAPAVFARIPYLSKQLN
- the pheS gene encoding phenylalanine--tRNA ligase subunit alpha — encoded protein: MYMKKKLQDLYEQTVALIEKATTIDELEQIRVKVLGRKGDLTQILRSLGTLPQEERVEIGKLSNELKEKIENILETRKDQLTQQHINKLIMEDWLDVTLTMPGTLRKYERGHLHPISQIQYEIEDIFTSMGFEILDGPEVETDYYNFEALNIPPYHPARDMQDTFWTEDGNLLRTHTSAIQVRGMERLKPPFRVIGPGRVFRYESIDASHENTFYQVEGMMVDRDISVAHLIYFMKTLLKEIFRKETTIRLRPGYFPFVEPGFELDIHCLICGGKGCSVCKYSGWVELLPCGLVHPNVLRYGNIDPDEWSGFAFGLGLNRLVMMRYGINDIRHFLSGDIRFLYQF
- the pheT gene encoding phenylalanine--tRNA ligase subunit beta — translated: MWISLNIIQDMVDIKDIPVTDIANRLTMSTAEIDSIEYSHQLLKNIYTAKLIEVNKHPNADKLTVCKVDTGKGILQVVCGAPNHKAGDIVALAPVGTKFTDTFTVTKTKLRGVESEGMLCSERELGLSDDHSGIMVFPENTPIGVSLATLFPEKIDVRLEIDNKSITHRPDLWSHTGFAREIAALFKRPFKYPVNYDIAKDFKSMETLIVTIKNPEGAPRYCGLVVNNITIKESPDWLKARVEAIGMRPINNIVDITNYVMAELGEPMHAFDRAKLRGNEIIVRFAKDGEHLMTLDGQEHILTSEDIVIADSGGAIALAGVMGGGNSEIEDTTTSIVLEAANFNPVYIRRTANRYNLRTEAAIRFEKSLDPELCPAAIIRCYELIKMLCPQAQAATPIIDTYPVPAKPVRIHTSTEFIRKKLGHTIDDKTIESILSSLDFKITRHNNDLTIDVPSYRATKDISIPDDIVEEIGRIYGYDNIPEQPPLVPCAPPSRNIKRTFERDIKSILVNDFHMTEVSNYSFVGEALLNKLQLNEDKELKLKNPLSKEQDRLRRSLIPNLIVNITTNQRFFDDFRIFELGRVYLKEDRLSNDLATENTRVSGVIYSKKPQYPVFYDAKACCIGIFEKTLRNNYILKPKIDNLPPYAHPARSLELVISNKPVALICELHPKTANEFEIKGNVALFDIDVDLLLSLPKQDIVFKELPKFPDVPFDISILTDEKEYAATLVDMLYKADKEHIADIEVISVYNQPPIPQGKKSVSFRITFRAKDHTLSPEEVDSLQKKVISFVEKSGYKLR
- a CDS encoding UPF0182 family protein, giving the protein MNKKFLVVLTIFIIGYILIYSIGNFYIDYRWFSIYNHLDIFWILFFSKFNVQTLFWGAFIGLFILNFLLIRVLGGKGRIFTKNILDRIKIPGFGTTRNLLVVLLAAAVLIVGFFMGLWASTYWKEYLMYKNSVSFAGFPADPLFNKDIGFYVFTLPFYKFMFRWLLVSLTIIAVFSFFFHILNNGIFTQNGKLEFSRFARAHLSSLSALIVLLIAAGYRLLSYDLLFNNRAKFFGAGYTDVHAKLLAYDICIVISIVAAILLFANIITKSFKLPIIVLITLLPAYFIFGAVFPALQQRFVVDPNELEKESPYIKYNIEFTRLAFGLNAIKDMPFENALTLTYNDLEKNKDVVNNIRLWDWRPLKQTYKQLQGLKPYYDFIDVDIVRYTINNQKIALNISARELDNSKLTVSKNSWLNNHLIFTHGYGVVASRVDRITPEGLPELVLYDIPPKYKIQIPIEIPQIYYGEHNNSYIITNTRVTPGEFDYPYGDENKYTLYTGTGGDVLDSFVKRAMYAIAFGDFNILISNVVTNTSRIHFRRNITEMIEAITPFLYFDSDPYVVVAGGRIYWIIDGYTYSNAFPYSTPVQLSNGESINYIRNSVKIVIDAYNGSIKYYIADYNDPIIKAYSKIFKNLFLPLDQMSPELQAHLRYPEGLFNIQAQQLLRYHMTNINVFYNNEDLWDIPQQIYENEKEYMHSYYLVTALPGEKTTEFVIILPFTPAKKDNMIAFLVARCDMPHYGQLLLYTLPKDKLNFGPMQIEARINQDAEISKQLTLWSQRGSRVIRGNILVVPIKDSILFVEPLYLKAETSEMPELKRVIVSYRDKIVMEENLSLALSRLFTEGGGINLEYSSEYGLKDLINKAYMHFIQAEEYQRQGNWAKYGEELKKLKEALTALRSSK